In the Flavobacterium acetivorans genome, one interval contains:
- the dnaE gene encoding DNA polymerase III subunit alpha, which yields MYLIFDTETTGLPKRWDAPITDTNNWPRCIQIAWQLHDDMGKLIEHQDYLVRPDGFNIPYDAERIHGISTELAEAEGISLAEVLEKFNVALGKAKFIVGQNLGFDVNIMGCEFYRFGVESPMANIPVLDTCTEVTASLLQLPGGRGGRFKLPTLTELHSFLFNKPFAEAHNATADVEATTRCFLELIRRENFTKEQLDVPASYFQDFQAKNPREIQLIGLKHINLKAASDKIRQQLQEVGQDLSQTIISDADKKDFSAAKFAHLHNHTQFSVLQSTIGMGPLVSVTAKYGFPAVAMTDTGNMMGAFHFVSAIMNHNKGASAKNKSLVENGEEPTETEIKPIVGCEFNICENHLDKTKKDNGYQVVLLAKNKKGYHNLAKMASIAFTDGFYYVPRIDRKIVEKYKEDVMVLSGNLYGEIPSKILNIGENQAEEALLWWKEQFGADFYIEIMRHNQEDENRVNKTLIEFSKKHDVKLIATNNTYYVNKEDANAHDILLCVKDGEKQATPIGRGRGYRYGLPNQEYYYKSGEEMKKLFADLPEAIINIQEIVDKVEIYSLYRDVLLPKYDIPVEFVVAEDEADGGVRGENKYLRHLTMVGAEKRYGEITPSIQERLDFELLTISNSGYPGYFLIVQDFIAKAREMDVSVGPGRGSAAGSAVAYCLGITNIDPIKYDLLFERFLNPDRVSMPDIDIDFDDEGRGRVMDYVIKKYGANQVAQIITYGKMATKSAIRDTARVLDLPLFEADRIAKLIPAMMPSKWNLARFISEKEEDVKKALRSDEFENVKELIAIANEDSLAGETIQQAKILEGSMRNTGIHACGVIITPSDITNFVPVTTAKDSDLYVTQFDNSVAESAGLLKMDFLGLKTLTLIKDTVKLVKYRTGIQLDPDTFPIDDVKTYELFQRGETVGIFQYESPGMQKYMKDLKPTVFGDLIAMNALYRPGPLEYIPSFVRRKNGEEPIVYDLDACEEYLGETYGITVYQEQVMLLSQSLADFTKGEADVLRKAMGKKQKDVLDKMKPKFVEQAAAKGHDAKVLEKIWKDWEAFASYAFNKSHSTCYAWIAYQTAYLKAHYPAEYMAAVLSNNMSDIKQVSFFMEECKRMGLQVLGPDVNESFHKFTVNDDYAVRFGMGAIKGVGSGAVATIVENRKDGKYKSIFDLTKRIDLRAANKKALENLALAGGFDSFLGTTRAQYFHDDGDGITFYEKAIRYGAKFQENENSSQVSLFGEASDVQIAEPVVPPCEDWSTMEKLAKEKEVVGIYISGHPLDDYKFEMKYFCNAKLEALKSLDLYVGKSLSFGGIINNVQHRVAKNGKGWGIFTLEGYDESYEFKIFGEEYLKFRHFFIQNNFTYIKVLVKEGWVNQDTGKRSEPRIQFTLVQYLQDVLDDFAKKLILLLNIKDLQAEFIHKLSRLFQENKGDNQVTFEIMELEKVRKIVQADPVVSENDEDAFVEEIDDVETSESDSSNTVGVTEIEEINVVTKLSMPSRKLKIKISNELLFELEKMQINFKLN from the coding sequence ATGTACTTAATATTCGATACCGAAACTACAGGATTACCTAAGCGTTGGGACGCCCCCATAACCGATACGAACAACTGGCCGCGATGTATTCAAATCGCTTGGCAGTTGCATGATGACATGGGGAAACTCATCGAACATCAGGATTATTTGGTGAGGCCAGACGGCTTTAATATTCCCTATGATGCCGAACGAATTCACGGTATTTCTACTGAATTGGCCGAAGCCGAAGGTATTTCGTTGGCGGAAGTTTTGGAGAAATTCAATGTTGCACTAGGCAAAGCCAAATTTATTGTAGGTCAGAATTTAGGTTTTGATGTCAATATTATGGGTTGTGAATTTTACCGTTTTGGGGTCGAAAGTCCAATGGCTAATATTCCGGTTCTCGATACCTGTACCGAAGTTACGGCTTCTTTATTGCAATTGCCGGGTGGTCGTGGAGGAAGGTTTAAGCTACCTACCTTGACTGAATTACATAGTTTTCTTTTTAATAAGCCGTTTGCTGAGGCGCACAATGCCACTGCCGATGTGGAGGCAACTACGCGTTGTTTTTTAGAATTAATTAGAAGAGAAAATTTTACCAAAGAACAGCTGGATGTTCCGGCGAGTTATTTTCAGGATTTCCAAGCTAAGAATCCAAGAGAAATTCAACTTATTGGATTAAAACATATCAATTTAAAGGCAGCTTCGGATAAGATTCGTCAGCAGCTTCAAGAGGTTGGACAGGATCTTTCGCAAACGATTATTTCGGATGCAGATAAAAAAGATTTTTCGGCGGCCAAGTTTGCTCATTTGCACAATCATACTCAATTTTCGGTTTTGCAATCGACTATTGGAATGGGGCCTTTGGTTTCCGTAACTGCTAAGTATGGTTTTCCGGCTGTAGCTATGACCGATACCGGTAATATGATGGGAGCTTTCCATTTTGTGAGTGCGATAATGAACCATAACAAAGGAGCTTCTGCCAAAAATAAATCTTTGGTAGAAAATGGAGAAGAACCAACAGAAACCGAAATCAAACCCATTGTAGGTTGCGAGTTTAATATTTGCGAGAATCATTTGGATAAAACCAAAAAAGACAATGGATATCAAGTTGTTTTATTAGCCAAAAACAAAAAAGGCTATCATAATTTAGCCAAAATGGCTTCGATAGCTTTTACAGATGGGTTTTACTATGTACCGCGTATTGACCGAAAGATTGTAGAAAAATACAAGGAAGATGTCATGGTGTTGTCCGGGAATTTATACGGAGAGATTCCGAGTAAAATTCTAAACATTGGTGAAAACCAAGCCGAAGAAGCCTTGCTTTGGTGGAAGGAACAATTTGGAGCTGATTTTTATATCGAAATCATGCGTCATAATCAAGAGGATGAAAACAGGGTGAATAAAACCCTGATTGAATTTTCAAAAAAACACGATGTAAAATTAATCGCTACTAACAATACCTATTATGTAAATAAAGAAGATGCGAATGCGCATGATATTTTATTGTGTGTAAAAGATGGGGAGAAGCAAGCAACGCCAATAGGTCGAGGCCGAGGCTATCGTTATGGCTTACCCAATCAGGAATATTATTACAAGTCGGGAGAAGAGATGAAAAAACTCTTTGCTGATTTGCCTGAAGCCATTATTAATATTCAGGAGATTGTAGACAAGGTCGAAATTTACTCGCTTTACAGGGATGTATTGCTGCCTAAATACGATATTCCAGTAGAATTTGTAGTTGCTGAAGATGAAGCGGATGGAGGAGTAAGAGGGGAGAATAAATATTTGCGTCACCTAACTATGGTAGGGGCGGAAAAAAGATATGGTGAAATTACACCCTCTATTCAGGAACGATTGGATTTTGAGTTATTGACTATTTCCAATTCCGGATATCCGGGTTATTTCTTGATTGTGCAGGATTTTATCGCCAAAGCACGGGAAATGGATGTTTCTGTAGGGCCGGGTCGTGGTTCGGCAGCGGGTTCGGCGGTGGCGTATTGTCTTGGAATTACCAATATTGACCCGATTAAGTACGACTTGCTTTTTGAGCGTTTCCTGAATCCTGATCGTGTGTCCATGCCCGATATCGATATTGACTTTGATGATGAAGGTCGTGGTCGTGTAATGGATTATGTAATCAAAAAATACGGAGCCAATCAGGTGGCTCAGATTATCACCTATGGTAAAATGGCAACCAAATCAGCGATTCGTGATACGGCTCGGGTGCTTGATTTGCCTTTGTTTGAAGCCGACAGGATTGCAAAACTGATTCCGGCTATGATGCCTTCTAAATGGAATTTGGCGCGTTTTATTTCAGAAAAAGAAGAAGATGTTAAAAAAGCCTTGCGTTCGGACGAATTTGAGAATGTAAAAGAGCTGATTGCCATTGCCAATGAAGATAGTTTGGCAGGAGAAACTATTCAACAGGCGAAAATTTTGGAAGGCTCGATGCGAAACACGGGTATTCACGCCTGTGGGGTGATTATCACGCCATCGGATATCACTAATTTCGTTCCGGTAACCACGGCCAAAGATTCGGATTTATATGTGACCCAATTTGATAACTCGGTTGCTGAAAGTGCCGGACTATTAAAAATGGACTTCTTGGGTTTGAAGACCCTAACTTTGATAAAAGACACTGTAAAACTAGTAAAATACAGAACCGGAATTCAATTGGATCCGGACACTTTCCCGATTGACGATGTCAAAACCTATGAGTTGTTCCAAAGAGGGGAAACGGTGGGGATATTCCAATACGAGTCACCCGGAATGCAGAAATACATGAAGGACCTGAAACCAACGGTTTTTGGGGATTTGATTGCGATGAATGCCTTGTATCGTCCGGGACCTTTGGAATATATTCCTTCTTTTGTTCGAAGAAAAAATGGAGAGGAACCTATTGTTTATGATTTAGATGCCTGCGAAGAATACCTTGGTGAAACCTATGGAATTACGGTCTATCAGGAGCAGGTGATGCTTTTGTCTCAGTCCTTGGCCGATTTTACCAAAGGTGAGGCTGACGTTTTGCGTAAAGCCATGGGTAAAAAGCAAAAAGACGTTTTGGATAAAATGAAACCAAAGTTTGTAGAACAAGCCGCTGCCAAAGGTCATGATGCTAAAGTATTAGAGAAAATATGGAAAGACTGGGAAGCTTTTGCGAGTTATGCCTTTAATAAATCGCACTCTACTTGTTATGCTTGGATTGCTTATCAAACGGCCTATCTAAAAGCGCATTATCCGGCAGAATATATGGCTGCGGTACTTTCGAATAATATGAGTGACATCAAGCAGGTGTCGTTCTTTATGGAAGAATGTAAGCGTATGGGGCTGCAGGTTTTAGGGCCTGATGTCAATGAGTCTTTTCATAAATTTACCGTAAATGATGATTATGCGGTGCGTTTTGGGATGGGGGCTATTAAAGGTGTGGGTTCTGGAGCCGTGGCAACTATCGTAGAGAATAGAAAAGACGGGAAATACAAGTCTATTTTTGATTTGACCAAGCGTATCGATTTGCGTGCCGCCAATAAAAAAGCATTAGAAAATCTGGCTTTGGCCGGAGGATTCGATTCTTTTTTGGGAACCACTCGGGCACAGTATTTTCATGATGACGGTGACGGAATTACTTTTTATGAAAAGGCGATTCGTTACGGTGCTAAATTTCAGGAAAACGAGAATTCGTCACAGGTGAGTTTGTTTGGAGAAGCCAGCGATGTGCAAATTGCGGAACCTGTTGTACCGCCTTGCGAGGATTGGAGTACGATGGAAAAATTGGCCAAAGAAAAAGAAGTTGTTGGGATTTATATTTCGGGACATCCGTTGGATGATTACAAATTTGAAATGAAATATTTTTGTAACGCTAAGTTAGAAGCTCTTAAAAGTCTGGATTTGTACGTAGGGAAAAGTCTGTCGTTTGGCGGAATAATCAATAACGTTCAGCATCGCGTGGCCAAAAATGGAAAAGGCTGGGGGATTTTTACCTTAGAAGGCTATGATGAAAGTTATGAATTTAAAATTTTTGGTGAAGAATATCTAAAGTTCAGGCATTTTTTTATTCAAAATAACTTTACCTACATAAAGGTATTGGTCAAAGAAGGCTGGGTTAATCAGGATACAGGGAAACGCAGTGAACCCAGAATACAGTTCACTTTAGTGCAGTATTTACAGGATGTCTTGGATGATTTTGCCAAAAAGTTGATTTTGCTGTTGAATATAAAAGATTTACAGGCGGAATTTATTCATAAACTAAGCCGACTTTTTCAGGAGAATAAAGGAGACAATCAAGTTACTTTTGAAATCATGGAGCTGGAGAAAGTCAGGAAGATTGTGCAGGCAGATCCGGTAGTTTCTGAAAACGACGAAGATGCTTTTGTTGAAGAAATCGATGATGTCGAAACTTCAGAATCCGATTCTTCAAACACAGTTGGAGTTACCGAGATAGAAGAGATCAATGTAGTGACGAAGTTGTCGATGCCAAGTAGAAAATTAAAAATTAAAATCTCAAACGAATTGCTTTTTGAATTAGAAAAAATGCAGATTAATTTTAAATTGAATTAA
- a CDS encoding M1 family metallopeptidase: MKISSCLLCFALVIFSCQSVKRSALLLENGIAKELAVFRKNQVSEVSYGLSFAIPEKKESPILSELILKVKLNDVSEPLYLDFNEKKQNLKNLIVNGREIAILHEKEHLIIPKEYLIKGQNIVEIDFVAGDLSLNRNDDFLYTLLVPDRASTLFPCFDQPDIKATYTLSITAPKDWSVLAGAPLSQKTEKGEFNEYQFEKSDLMSTYLFSFVAGKFKSVSQNIDNFPMTLLYRENNPEKLEESMEPIFSLHRQSISFLEKYTQYPFPFKKMDFATIPVFQYGGMEHVGAIQYRESTLFLDNAATNSEKLNRGKLIAHETAHMWFGDLVTMKWFNDVWMKEVFANFMADKIMNPAFPGINHDLQFLTAHYPSAYGEDRTKGTHPIRQNLANLKDAGSLYGSIIYNKAPIMMRQLEATMGVEAFQRGIQKYIHKYANANADWENLVAIFDKETPVDIKKWSDVWVNQSGRALFTDQIAYDGAGAIKSFVIRQQAEDSSLSVWPQIFEIGLVYPDETKLIKIDMNGRFTEVKEATGLPKPISIIYNYNGYGYGVFPIDIDNLDKILEIKDEVARAYSYMNLYENTLIGKIAPIKAFESCLKGIVQEENELVVKLLSGQLNALFWKFLTEKQQLGIQKQQETMLYKRLQEDLPANVKKNLFALFADIAYSETAMEKLYQVWNKEVVIANLKLNEDDYANMAMNLAIYKHKKSAEILKKTRDLISNSDKQKRFDFLRPSLSEDELVRDAFMESLKQEKNREKESWVQLALANIHHPLRQQRSKKYLRECLDLIEEVQLTGDIFFPKGWLVNSVGKYSSSDAFEIVNDFLKENPKFSPILKRKLLQATDDLSRAQEIKKEAE; this comes from the coding sequence ATGAAAATCAGTTCCTGTTTGTTGTGTTTTGCTTTAGTGATTTTTTCTTGCCAATCGGTTAAGAGATCTGCTTTGCTGTTGGAAAATGGAATTGCTAAAGAGCTAGCTGTTTTTCGAAAAAATCAAGTTTCGGAAGTATCTTATGGATTGTCATTTGCTATTCCGGAAAAAAAAGAAAGTCCTATTTTATCGGAGCTTATTTTGAAAGTTAAACTTAATGATGTAAGCGAGCCTTTATATTTGGATTTTAATGAAAAGAAGCAAAATCTAAAAAACCTAATTGTCAATGGTAGAGAGATTGCTATTTTGCACGAGAAAGAGCATCTGATTATACCCAAAGAATACTTAATTAAAGGACAAAATATTGTTGAAATTGATTTTGTCGCGGGGGATTTATCATTGAACAGGAACGACGATTTTTTATATACTTTGTTGGTTCCGGATAGAGCCAGTACTTTGTTCCCTTGTTTTGATCAACCGGATATTAAAGCCACTTATACACTTTCTATAACGGCGCCTAAGGATTGGTCGGTTTTGGCAGGAGCTCCACTTAGTCAAAAAACGGAAAAAGGAGAATTTAATGAATACCAGTTTGAAAAATCCGATTTGATGAGTACCTATTTGTTCTCTTTTGTAGCGGGTAAATTTAAAAGTGTTTCTCAGAATATTGATAACTTTCCTATGACGCTTTTGTATCGGGAGAATAATCCCGAAAAACTGGAAGAGAGCATGGAGCCTATTTTTAGTTTGCACCGTCAGTCCATTTCTTTTTTAGAAAAATATACCCAATATCCTTTTCCGTTTAAGAAAATGGACTTTGCTACAATTCCGGTATTTCAATATGGAGGAATGGAACATGTAGGGGCTATTCAGTATAGGGAGTCAACCTTGTTTTTGGATAATGCTGCAACCAATAGCGAAAAGCTGAATCGAGGAAAATTGATTGCCCACGAAACCGCGCACATGTGGTTTGGTGATTTAGTGACCATGAAATGGTTTAACGATGTTTGGATGAAAGAAGTGTTTGCTAATTTTATGGCCGACAAAATAATGAATCCGGCTTTTCCTGGTATCAATCATGATTTGCAGTTTCTCACGGCTCATTATCCCAGTGCTTATGGAGAAGACCGCACCAAAGGAACGCATCCTATTCGTCAAAATTTAGCTAATCTTAAAGATGCGGGTTCTCTTTATGGAAGTATCATTTACAACAAAGCACCTATTATGATGCGGCAGTTAGAAGCAACTATGGGAGTAGAGGCGTTTCAAAGAGGGATTCAGAAATACATCCATAAATATGCAAATGCGAATGCGGATTGGGAAAACCTAGTTGCTATTTTCGATAAGGAAACTCCTGTAGATATAAAAAAATGGAGTGATGTATGGGTGAATCAATCCGGCAGAGCGTTGTTTACGGATCAAATTGCATATGATGGAGCAGGTGCAATAAAAAGTTTTGTAATACGACAACAGGCCGAGGATTCTTCTTTGAGTGTATGGCCCCAAATTTTCGAAATTGGTTTAGTTTATCCTGATGAAACTAAGTTGATTAAAATAGATATGAATGGTCGATTTACGGAAGTGAAAGAAGCGACAGGTTTACCAAAGCCAATTTCGATTATTTATAATTACAATGGATACGGATATGGAGTATTTCCAATAGATATCGATAATTTAGATAAAATCCTCGAAATAAAGGACGAAGTCGCGCGTGCTTACAGCTATATGAATCTCTATGAGAATACGCTGATAGGTAAAATTGCACCTATAAAGGCTTTTGAGAGTTGTTTAAAAGGAATTGTTCAGGAGGAGAATGAGTTAGTTGTAAAGCTTTTGTCTGGTCAATTGAATGCTTTGTTTTGGAAATTTCTAACCGAAAAACAACAGCTTGGCATTCAGAAACAGCAGGAAACAATGTTGTATAAAAGGTTGCAGGAAGATTTACCTGCTAATGTTAAGAAGAACCTGTTTGCTTTGTTTGCGGATATTGCTTATTCTGAAACAGCAATGGAAAAATTATATCAGGTTTGGAATAAGGAGGTTGTGATTGCCAATTTGAAATTGAATGAAGATGACTATGCAAATATGGCGATGAATTTGGCTATTTATAAGCATAAAAAATCAGCTGAAATACTTAAAAAAACCAGAGATTTAATCAGTAATTCAGATAAACAAAAGCGATTTGATTTTTTGCGTCCTTCCTTGTCAGAGGATGAGTTGGTGAGAGATGCTTTTATGGAATCGTTAAAACAGGAAAAGAATAGGGAAAAAGAGTCATGGGTACAGCTGGCTTTGGCTAATATTCATCATCCGTTGCGTCAGCAAAGGTCTAAGAAGTATTTAAGAGAATGCCTGGATTTGATTGAAGAGGTTCAGCTCACGGGAGATATTTTCTTTCCAAAAGGATGGCTTGTTAATAGTGTTGGCAAGTATTCGTCTTCAGATGCTTTTGAGATTGTTAATGATTTTTTAAAAGAAAATCCTAAATTTAGTCCAATTTTAAAGAGAAAATTATTGCAGGCTACGGATGATTTATCGCGCGCTCAGGAAATAAAAAAAGAAGCAGAATGA
- a CDS encoding DUF58 domain-containing protein, whose product MKIESQIERISSFQHLELLANQVVEGFISGMHKSPFHGFSAEFAEHKVYNMGESTRYIDWKLFAKTDRLYTKRFEEETNLRCHIIIDNSSSMHYPKLKGAQNFFENKIGFSVLASAVVMNLLKKQRDAIGLSVFSDSYEYYAPEKGSDRHHRMVLNALENLLEKPAARKKTDTIAFLHQIAEKMHRRSMIILFTDMFQSENEADLFNALQHLKRNKHKVVLFHVVDHKTELNFDFDNAPRKFIDVETGEEISVFADNVKLEYEKQTQLYFKRLALSCAQNRIKYVPVSVGENFEKIILTYLAEKQNFG is encoded by the coding sequence ATGAAAATTGAATCGCAAATAGAAAGAATTTCCAGTTTTCAACATCTTGAATTGCTGGCCAATCAAGTAGTGGAAGGCTTTATATCGGGAATGCATAAGAGTCCTTTTCATGGTTTTTCGGCTGAATTTGCGGAGCATAAAGTGTATAATATGGGCGAAAGCACTCGGTATATCGATTGGAAGCTGTTTGCCAAAACGGACCGTCTATATACCAAGCGCTTCGAGGAAGAAACGAATTTGCGTTGTCATATCATTATAGATAATTCGTCATCAATGCATTATCCTAAATTAAAAGGTGCGCAAAATTTTTTTGAAAACAAGATCGGTTTTTCGGTTTTGGCTTCGGCGGTTGTAATGAATCTTTTAAAGAAGCAACGAGACGCCATAGGCTTGAGTGTCTTTTCGGATAGCTATGAGTACTACGCGCCTGAAAAGGGCAGTGATCGTCATCATAGAATGGTTCTGAATGCGCTCGAAAATCTTTTGGAAAAGCCAGCAGCCCGAAAAAAAACCGATACGATTGCCTTTTTGCATCAAATTGCCGAAAAGATGCATCGCCGCTCGATGATTATTCTGTTTACTGATATGTTTCAATCCGAGAACGAAGCGGATTTGTTTAATGCCTTGCAACATTTGAAGAGGAATAAGCATAAAGTAGTTCTTTTTCATGTTGTGGATCATAAAACGGAGCTTAATTTTGATTTTGATAATGCTCCTCGAAAGTTTATTGATGTGGAAACGGGAGAGGAAATTTCTGTTTTTGCCGATAATGTGAAGTTGGAATATGAAAAACAAACCCAATTATACTTTAAAAGACTTGCGTTAAGCTGTGCTCAAAATAGAATTAAGTATGTTCCGGTGAGTGTTGGAGAAAATTTTGAAAAAATAATTTTAACATATTTGGCTGAAAAACAAAACTTTGGATAA
- a CDS encoding outer membrane beta-barrel protein, whose product MKKNLFLLGFMACSLTMMGQTDKKESWYFKLGGSYFTQTAATEFPTVGGNAALNKVYVGGKLTSEESVTGSFGEGFRTGITAGYRFNTRLGVEMGVNYYSSNDKTMAQTTTDNIFISGGKPVYNFKSVGQITAFDLAPALVLFLGEHKGFEPYTKVGVLVPVHGDLEITTDAVAPTGVASPATMTVHSVDKVKPNPTVGFMSALGTSYRLGKKISAFAELEYRNFTVHGKSKETTEFTVNGTNALAGRTQAQIHTNYVDRLDVNSNNAATNPNGLDSSKPMDELSSYVGISGLGLTVGLKYSL is encoded by the coding sequence ATGAAAAAAAACCTATTTTTATTAGGATTTATGGCTTGCTCTTTGACTATGATGGGGCAAACTGACAAAAAAGAAAGCTGGTATTTTAAATTGGGTGGATCTTATTTTACTCAAACAGCGGCTACTGAATTTCCAACTGTGGGAGGGAATGCAGCATTGAACAAAGTTTATGTAGGAGGAAAATTAACTTCTGAAGAAAGTGTTACAGGGTCTTTTGGTGAAGGTTTTAGAACTGGAATTACAGCAGGATATAGATTCAATACCCGTTTAGGTGTTGAGATGGGGGTTAATTATTATTCTAGTAATGATAAAACAATGGCCCAAACAACCACTGATAATATTTTTATTTCCGGTGGAAAGCCTGTGTATAATTTCAAGTCTGTCGGTCAAATTACAGCTTTTGATTTAGCTCCAGCCTTAGTGTTGTTTTTAGGAGAACACAAAGGTTTTGAACCTTATACAAAAGTAGGTGTTTTAGTACCTGTTCACGGTGATTTAGAAATCACTACAGATGCTGTGGCTCCAACAGGTGTGGCTAGTCCGGCGACGATGACTGTTCATAGTGTTGATAAGGTAAAACCTAATCCAACAGTAGGATTTATGTCAGCTTTAGGAACTTCATATAGATTAGGGAAGAAAATCTCTGCTTTTGCAGAATTAGAGTACCGTAACTTTACCGTGCATGGAAAAAGCAAGGAAACTACTGAGTTTACTGTAAACGGTACAAATGCATTAGCAGGTAGAACTCAAGCACAGATTCATACAAACTATGTAGATCGTTTGGATGTAAATTCAAATAACGCTGCTACAAATCCAAATGGATTGGATAGTAGTAAACCAATGGACGAATTGAGTTCTTATGTTGGGATTAGTGGTCTAGGTTTGACAGTAGGTTTGAAATACAGTCTGTAA
- the trxA gene encoding thioredoxin, whose protein sequence is MALAITDATFEEVVLKSDKPVMVDFWAAWCGPCRMVGPIIDELSTEYDGKVVIGKVDVDANQEFAAKYGVRNIPTVLVFHNGEVVGKQVGVAPKQTYADSLDALL, encoded by the coding sequence ATGGCATTAGCAATAACAGATGCTACTTTTGAAGAAGTAGTTTTGAAATCAGACAAACCGGTAATGGTAGATTTTTGGGCAGCATGGTGTGGACCTTGTAGAATGGTTGGTCCAATCATTGACGAATTGAGTACTGAATACGACGGAAAAGTAGTAATTGGGAAAGTAGATGTTGATGCAAACCAAGAATTTGCTGCAAAATACGGAGTGAGAAACATACCTACGGTATTGGTTTTTCATAACGGAGAAGTTGTAGGGAAACAAGTAGGAGTAGCTCCAAAACAAACCTATGCAGATAGTTTAGACGCTTTGTTGTAA
- the leuC gene encoding 3-isopropylmalate dehydratase large subunit, which translates to MSTTLFDKVWDSHVVRKIEDGPDVFFIDRHFIHEVTSPVAFLGLKSRGVSVLYPERTFATADHNTPTINQHLPVEDALSANQLKALEDNAAEYGISHWGLGHQKNGIVHVVGPENGITLPGATIVCGDSHTSTHGAFGAIAFGIGTSEVEMVLSTQCIMQPKPKKMRINVNGKLSKGVGPKDVALYIISQLTTSGGTGYFVEYAGNVFEEMSMEGRMTVCNLSIEMGARGGMIAPDQKTFDFLEGRLYAPKGEAWDKAVAYWKTLKTDADAVFDAELNINAEDIEPMITYGTNPGMGIGISATIPNANQVEGGEETYKKSLAYMGFEENDVMIGKPIDFVFLGSCTNGRIEDFRAFTEIVKGRKKADNVTAWLVPGSHVVEAQIKEEGLLDILTEAGFVLRQPGCSACLAMNDDKVPAGKYTVSTSNRNFEGRQGPGSRTLLASPIMAAAAAVTGVLTDPRELF; encoded by the coding sequence ATGAGTACTACATTATTCGACAAAGTATGGGATTCGCACGTGGTGCGTAAAATTGAAGATGGACCGGACGTTTTTTTTATTGACCGTCATTTCATCCATGAAGTTACTAGTCCTGTAGCTTTTTTAGGTTTAAAATCAAGAGGGGTTTCCGTTTTATATCCGGAACGTACTTTTGCCACTGCCGATCACAACACACCAACTATAAACCAACATTTGCCTGTTGAAGATGCTTTATCTGCCAATCAGCTGAAAGCTTTAGAAGATAATGCTGCCGAATATGGCATTTCACACTGGGGATTAGGTCATCAAAAAAACGGAATTGTACATGTTGTAGGTCCTGAAAACGGAATTACTTTACCTGGAGCAACAATCGTTTGTGGGGATTCTCACACTTCTACCCACGGTGCTTTTGGCGCAATCGCTTTCGGTATCGGAACTTCAGAAGTTGAAATGGTTCTTTCTACCCAGTGTATCATGCAGCCGAAGCCAAAGAAAATGCGTATTAACGTAAATGGCAAATTAAGCAAAGGAGTGGGACCAAAAGATGTCGCTCTTTATATCATCTCTCAATTGACTACTTCGGGAGGTACGGGATATTTTGTGGAATATGCCGGAAATGTTTTCGAAGAAATGTCTATGGAAGGTCGTATGACGGTTTGTAACCTAAGTATCGAAATGGGTGCTCGTGGTGGTATGATTGCTCCCGACCAAAAAACATTCGATTTCCTTGAAGGAAGACTATACGCTCCTAAAGGTGAAGCTTGGGATAAAGCCGTTGCGTACTGGAAAACCTTGAAAACCGATGCAGACGCCGTTTTTGATGCTGAATTAAACATCAATGCCGAAGACATTGAACCCATGATTACTTATGGTACCAACCCTGGAATGGGAATTGGCATCTCTGCAACTATTCCAAATGCCAACCAAGTAGAAGGTGGTGAGGAAACTTACAAAAAATCTTTGGCCTATATGGGCTTCGAAGAAAACGACGTAATGATTGGCAAACCTATTGATTTTGTTTTCTTGGGAAGTTGCACCAATGGCCGAATTGAAGATTTCAGAGCTTTTACCGAAATTGTAAAAGGACGAAAAAAAGCCGATAACGTAACCGCTTGGCTAGTTCCGGGTTCTCATGTTGTTGAAGCGCAAATCAAAGAAGAAGGACTATTAGACATTCTTACCGAAGCTGGATTTGTATTGCGTCAGCCGGGATGTTCGGCTTGTTTGGCGATGAATGATGATAAAGTTCCTGCAGGAAAATATACGGTAAGTACTTCCAACAGAAACTT